From Seriola aureovittata isolate HTS-2021-v1 ecotype China chromosome 20, ASM2101889v1, whole genome shotgun sequence, a single genomic window includes:
- the pde7a gene encoding high affinity cAMP-specific 3',5'-cyclic phosphodiesterase 7A isoform X1 translates to MEVCYQLPVLPLDRPVPKHVLSRRGAISFSSSSSLFGAPDPRQLSQRRGAISYDSSDQTALYIRMLGDVRVRSQVGFEPERRSSHPYLCIDFRTLHTRLGCGSTSASSAPERRVHRLLSFQRYLHSSRLLRGLPQQIPLHILDEDYTGQARCMLEKVGNWNFDIFLFDRLTNGNGLITLTFHLLNQYGLVELFQLDMVKLWRFLVMVQEDYHSDNPYHNAVHAADVTQAMYCYLQEPMLAKYLTSYDILLGLVAAATHDLDHPGVNQPFLIKTDHYLATLYRNTSVLENHHWKSAVGLLRETGLFSHLPAEDSLNMERELGSLILATDISRQNEYLSRFRTHLDQDNLCLSNASHRHFILQMALKCADICNPCRPWELSKQWSEKVTEEFFQQGDIEKKHKLEVSPLCDREKNTVGNIQIGFMTYVAEPLFAEWARFSDTRLSQTMLGHMGLNKASWGGLQQEQTSVSEEAEPSTAGTDTEDVAARREGNTATAAGGTSSKEIPQGNRES, encoded by the exons AGACGAGGGGCCATATCCTACGACAGCTCTGACCAGACAGCACTGTATATTCGTATGCTAG GAGATGTGAGAGTGAGAAGTCAGGTTGGATTTGAACCGGAACGAAGAAGCTCCCACCCATACCTGTGCATCGACTTCCGAACTCTTCACA CGCGGCTGGGCTGTGGGTCCACGTCAGCCAGCTCTGCTCCAGAAAGGAGGGTCCACAGACTACTCAGCTTCCAGAGGTACCTGCACTCATCCCGCCTGCTGCGAGGACTCCCCCAGCAGATCCCTCTCCACATCCTCGATGAAGACTACACTGGACAGGCCCGA TGCATGCTGGAAAAAGTCGGGAACTggaattttgacattttcctctTCGATAGGTTGACAAACG GAAACGGCCTGATCACCCTGACCTTCCACCTGCTGAACCAGTATGGGCTGGTGGAGCTCTTCCAGCTGGACATGGTCAAACTCTGGAGGTTCCTGGTCATGGTCCAGGAAGACTACCACAGCGACAACCCCTACCACAATGCTGTCCACGCTGCAGATGTCACACAGGCCATGTACTGCTACCTGCAAGAACCCATG CTTGCAAAGTATCTGACCTCCTATGACATTCTGCTGGGACTGGTAGCAGCCGCCACTCATGACCTGGACCATCCTGGGGTCAACCAGCCTTTCCTCATCAAGACTGACCACTATCTAGCTACACTCTACAGG AATACCTCAGTTCTGGAAAACCACCACTGGAAGTCAGCAGTGGGTCTGCTCAGAGAGACTGGTCTGTTCTCCCATCTGCCTGCTGAGGACAG CCTGAACATGGAGAGGGAGTTGGGCTCTTTAATCCTGGCCACGGACATCAGCAGACAGAATGAGTACTTGTCGAGGTTTCGCACGCACTTGGACCAGGATAACCTGTGCTTGAGCAACGCCAGCCACCGACACTTCATCCTGCAG ATGGCTCTGAAGTGTGCAGACATCTGTAACCCTTGCAGACCCTGGGAGCTGAGCAAACAGTGGAGTGAGAAAGTGACAGAGGAGTTCTTCCAACAAG GAGACATTGAGAAGAAGCACAAACTTGAAGTCAGCCCACTTtgtgacagagagaagaacACAGTTGGCAACATTCAAATAG GCTTCATGACGTATGTGGCGGAGCCGCTGTTTGCAGAGTGGGCTCGTTTCTCCGACACGCGTCTGTCTCAGACCATGCTGGGCCACATGGGGCTGAACAAGGCCAGCTGGGGCGGCCTACAGCAGGAACAAACCTCTGTCTCCGAGGAGGCGGAACCCAGCACAGCCGGCACCGACACAGAAGACGTTGCCGCCCGGAGGGAAGGCAACACAGCTACAGCCGCAGGAGGAACCAGCTCCAAAGAAATACCTCAGGGAAACAGAGAATCCTGA
- the pde7a gene encoding high affinity cAMP-specific 3',5'-cyclic phosphodiesterase 7A isoform X2: protein MEVCYQLPVLPLDRPVPKHVLSRRGAISFSSSSSLFGAPDPRQLSQRRGAISYDSSDQTALYIRMLDVRVRSQVGFEPERRSSHPYLCIDFRTLHTRLGCGSTSASSAPERRVHRLLSFQRYLHSSRLLRGLPQQIPLHILDEDYTGQARCMLEKVGNWNFDIFLFDRLTNGNGLITLTFHLLNQYGLVELFQLDMVKLWRFLVMVQEDYHSDNPYHNAVHAADVTQAMYCYLQEPMLAKYLTSYDILLGLVAAATHDLDHPGVNQPFLIKTDHYLATLYRNTSVLENHHWKSAVGLLRETGLFSHLPAEDSLNMERELGSLILATDISRQNEYLSRFRTHLDQDNLCLSNASHRHFILQMALKCADICNPCRPWELSKQWSEKVTEEFFQQGDIEKKHKLEVSPLCDREKNTVGNIQIGFMTYVAEPLFAEWARFSDTRLSQTMLGHMGLNKASWGGLQQEQTSVSEEAEPSTAGTDTEDVAARREGNTATAAGGTSSKEIPQGNRES from the exons AGACGAGGGGCCATATCCTACGACAGCTCTGACCAGACAGCACTGTATATTCGTATGCTAG ATGTGAGAGTGAGAAGTCAGGTTGGATTTGAACCGGAACGAAGAAGCTCCCACCCATACCTGTGCATCGACTTCCGAACTCTTCACA CGCGGCTGGGCTGTGGGTCCACGTCAGCCAGCTCTGCTCCAGAAAGGAGGGTCCACAGACTACTCAGCTTCCAGAGGTACCTGCACTCATCCCGCCTGCTGCGAGGACTCCCCCAGCAGATCCCTCTCCACATCCTCGATGAAGACTACACTGGACAGGCCCGA TGCATGCTGGAAAAAGTCGGGAACTggaattttgacattttcctctTCGATAGGTTGACAAACG GAAACGGCCTGATCACCCTGACCTTCCACCTGCTGAACCAGTATGGGCTGGTGGAGCTCTTCCAGCTGGACATGGTCAAACTCTGGAGGTTCCTGGTCATGGTCCAGGAAGACTACCACAGCGACAACCCCTACCACAATGCTGTCCACGCTGCAGATGTCACACAGGCCATGTACTGCTACCTGCAAGAACCCATG CTTGCAAAGTATCTGACCTCCTATGACATTCTGCTGGGACTGGTAGCAGCCGCCACTCATGACCTGGACCATCCTGGGGTCAACCAGCCTTTCCTCATCAAGACTGACCACTATCTAGCTACACTCTACAGG AATACCTCAGTTCTGGAAAACCACCACTGGAAGTCAGCAGTGGGTCTGCTCAGAGAGACTGGTCTGTTCTCCCATCTGCCTGCTGAGGACAG CCTGAACATGGAGAGGGAGTTGGGCTCTTTAATCCTGGCCACGGACATCAGCAGACAGAATGAGTACTTGTCGAGGTTTCGCACGCACTTGGACCAGGATAACCTGTGCTTGAGCAACGCCAGCCACCGACACTTCATCCTGCAG ATGGCTCTGAAGTGTGCAGACATCTGTAACCCTTGCAGACCCTGGGAGCTGAGCAAACAGTGGAGTGAGAAAGTGACAGAGGAGTTCTTCCAACAAG GAGACATTGAGAAGAAGCACAAACTTGAAGTCAGCCCACTTtgtgacagagagaagaacACAGTTGGCAACATTCAAATAG GCTTCATGACGTATGTGGCGGAGCCGCTGTTTGCAGAGTGGGCTCGTTTCTCCGACACGCGTCTGTCTCAGACCATGCTGGGCCACATGGGGCTGAACAAGGCCAGCTGGGGCGGCCTACAGCAGGAACAAACCTCTGTCTCCGAGGAGGCGGAACCCAGCACAGCCGGCACCGACACAGAAGACGTTGCCGCCCGGAGGGAAGGCAACACAGCTACAGCCGCAGGAGGAACCAGCTCCAAAGAAATACCTCAGGGAAACAGAGAATCCTGA
- the pde7a gene encoding high affinity cAMP-specific 3',5'-cyclic phosphodiesterase 7A isoform X3 — protein sequence MLGDVRVRSQVGFEPERRSSHPYLCIDFRTLHTRLGCGSTSASSAPERRVHRLLSFQRYLHSSRLLRGLPQQIPLHILDEDYTGQARCMLEKVGNWNFDIFLFDRLTNGNGLITLTFHLLNQYGLVELFQLDMVKLWRFLVMVQEDYHSDNPYHNAVHAADVTQAMYCYLQEPMLAKYLTSYDILLGLVAAATHDLDHPGVNQPFLIKTDHYLATLYRNTSVLENHHWKSAVGLLRETGLFSHLPAEDSLNMERELGSLILATDISRQNEYLSRFRTHLDQDNLCLSNASHRHFILQMALKCADICNPCRPWELSKQWSEKVTEEFFQQGDIEKKHKLEVSPLCDREKNTVGNIQIGFMTYVAEPLFAEWARFSDTRLSQTMLGHMGLNKASWGGLQQEQTSVSEEAEPSTAGTDTEDVAARREGNTATAAGGTSSKEIPQGNRES from the exons ATGCTAG GAGATGTGAGAGTGAGAAGTCAGGTTGGATTTGAACCGGAACGAAGAAGCTCCCACCCATACCTGTGCATCGACTTCCGAACTCTTCACA CGCGGCTGGGCTGTGGGTCCACGTCAGCCAGCTCTGCTCCAGAAAGGAGGGTCCACAGACTACTCAGCTTCCAGAGGTACCTGCACTCATCCCGCCTGCTGCGAGGACTCCCCCAGCAGATCCCTCTCCACATCCTCGATGAAGACTACACTGGACAGGCCCGA TGCATGCTGGAAAAAGTCGGGAACTggaattttgacattttcctctTCGATAGGTTGACAAACG GAAACGGCCTGATCACCCTGACCTTCCACCTGCTGAACCAGTATGGGCTGGTGGAGCTCTTCCAGCTGGACATGGTCAAACTCTGGAGGTTCCTGGTCATGGTCCAGGAAGACTACCACAGCGACAACCCCTACCACAATGCTGTCCACGCTGCAGATGTCACACAGGCCATGTACTGCTACCTGCAAGAACCCATG CTTGCAAAGTATCTGACCTCCTATGACATTCTGCTGGGACTGGTAGCAGCCGCCACTCATGACCTGGACCATCCTGGGGTCAACCAGCCTTTCCTCATCAAGACTGACCACTATCTAGCTACACTCTACAGG AATACCTCAGTTCTGGAAAACCACCACTGGAAGTCAGCAGTGGGTCTGCTCAGAGAGACTGGTCTGTTCTCCCATCTGCCTGCTGAGGACAG CCTGAACATGGAGAGGGAGTTGGGCTCTTTAATCCTGGCCACGGACATCAGCAGACAGAATGAGTACTTGTCGAGGTTTCGCACGCACTTGGACCAGGATAACCTGTGCTTGAGCAACGCCAGCCACCGACACTTCATCCTGCAG ATGGCTCTGAAGTGTGCAGACATCTGTAACCCTTGCAGACCCTGGGAGCTGAGCAAACAGTGGAGTGAGAAAGTGACAGAGGAGTTCTTCCAACAAG GAGACATTGAGAAGAAGCACAAACTTGAAGTCAGCCCACTTtgtgacagagagaagaacACAGTTGGCAACATTCAAATAG GCTTCATGACGTATGTGGCGGAGCCGCTGTTTGCAGAGTGGGCTCGTTTCTCCGACACGCGTCTGTCTCAGACCATGCTGGGCCACATGGGGCTGAACAAGGCCAGCTGGGGCGGCCTACAGCAGGAACAAACCTCTGTCTCCGAGGAGGCGGAACCCAGCACAGCCGGCACCGACACAGAAGACGTTGCCGCCCGGAGGGAAGGCAACACAGCTACAGCCGCAGGAGGAACCAGCTCCAAAGAAATACCTCAGGGAAACAGAGAATCCTGA
- the pde7a gene encoding high affinity cAMP-specific 3',5'-cyclic phosphodiesterase 7A isoform X4, whose amino-acid sequence MLDVRVRSQVGFEPERRSSHPYLCIDFRTLHTRLGCGSTSASSAPERRVHRLLSFQRYLHSSRLLRGLPQQIPLHILDEDYTGQARCMLEKVGNWNFDIFLFDRLTNGNGLITLTFHLLNQYGLVELFQLDMVKLWRFLVMVQEDYHSDNPYHNAVHAADVTQAMYCYLQEPMLAKYLTSYDILLGLVAAATHDLDHPGVNQPFLIKTDHYLATLYRNTSVLENHHWKSAVGLLRETGLFSHLPAEDSLNMERELGSLILATDISRQNEYLSRFRTHLDQDNLCLSNASHRHFILQMALKCADICNPCRPWELSKQWSEKVTEEFFQQGDIEKKHKLEVSPLCDREKNTVGNIQIGFMTYVAEPLFAEWARFSDTRLSQTMLGHMGLNKASWGGLQQEQTSVSEEAEPSTAGTDTEDVAARREGNTATAAGGTSSKEIPQGNRES is encoded by the exons ATGCTAG ATGTGAGAGTGAGAAGTCAGGTTGGATTTGAACCGGAACGAAGAAGCTCCCACCCATACCTGTGCATCGACTTCCGAACTCTTCACA CGCGGCTGGGCTGTGGGTCCACGTCAGCCAGCTCTGCTCCAGAAAGGAGGGTCCACAGACTACTCAGCTTCCAGAGGTACCTGCACTCATCCCGCCTGCTGCGAGGACTCCCCCAGCAGATCCCTCTCCACATCCTCGATGAAGACTACACTGGACAGGCCCGA TGCATGCTGGAAAAAGTCGGGAACTggaattttgacattttcctctTCGATAGGTTGACAAACG GAAACGGCCTGATCACCCTGACCTTCCACCTGCTGAACCAGTATGGGCTGGTGGAGCTCTTCCAGCTGGACATGGTCAAACTCTGGAGGTTCCTGGTCATGGTCCAGGAAGACTACCACAGCGACAACCCCTACCACAATGCTGTCCACGCTGCAGATGTCACACAGGCCATGTACTGCTACCTGCAAGAACCCATG CTTGCAAAGTATCTGACCTCCTATGACATTCTGCTGGGACTGGTAGCAGCCGCCACTCATGACCTGGACCATCCTGGGGTCAACCAGCCTTTCCTCATCAAGACTGACCACTATCTAGCTACACTCTACAGG AATACCTCAGTTCTGGAAAACCACCACTGGAAGTCAGCAGTGGGTCTGCTCAGAGAGACTGGTCTGTTCTCCCATCTGCCTGCTGAGGACAG CCTGAACATGGAGAGGGAGTTGGGCTCTTTAATCCTGGCCACGGACATCAGCAGACAGAATGAGTACTTGTCGAGGTTTCGCACGCACTTGGACCAGGATAACCTGTGCTTGAGCAACGCCAGCCACCGACACTTCATCCTGCAG ATGGCTCTGAAGTGTGCAGACATCTGTAACCCTTGCAGACCCTGGGAGCTGAGCAAACAGTGGAGTGAGAAAGTGACAGAGGAGTTCTTCCAACAAG GAGACATTGAGAAGAAGCACAAACTTGAAGTCAGCCCACTTtgtgacagagagaagaacACAGTTGGCAACATTCAAATAG GCTTCATGACGTATGTGGCGGAGCCGCTGTTTGCAGAGTGGGCTCGTTTCTCCGACACGCGTCTGTCTCAGACCATGCTGGGCCACATGGGGCTGAACAAGGCCAGCTGGGGCGGCCTACAGCAGGAACAAACCTCTGTCTCCGAGGAGGCGGAACCCAGCACAGCCGGCACCGACACAGAAGACGTTGCCGCCCGGAGGGAAGGCAACACAGCTACAGCCGCAGGAGGAACCAGCTCCAAAGAAATACCTCAGGGAAACAGAGAATCCTGA
- the mtfr1 gene encoding mitochondrial fission regulator 1, whose product MSKDYARIEMDLAFGSAKPYGSSRSIVRRIATSLPLKPCPRVHFQLHPYTEDAGVLTGARRQNCQVASLADVGWIDRDEEEGDNEDYFGRPRSGMPQGFMFRAHQPHPQRRPLPRRRSLPSLHQGAPDPQGPTVANDEAIQKISALETELAKLRAQIAQIVLAQEKITQPVATTGAPPPPPPPCGTLPPPPPPPPPPPPPPPLPPPPGLQRTFSAIDLIKERRGKKTDGQTVLDSRPAEIPSMLDVLKDMNKVKLRSVKSRPVEGDAKVKPGEPVDAAALIAEALKRKFAHRYRHDSGQDDQEDFKLPVPDVKPRTETPLFGQHMLKATGKRKLV is encoded by the exons ATGAGTAAAGACTATGCACGGATCGAGATGGACCTG gcTTTTGGATCAGCCAAGCCCTACGGGTCCTCGAGAAGTATTGTGAGGAGAATAGCTACTAGTCTTCCTCTGAAACCCTGCCCCAGGGTTCATTTTCAG CTTCATCCGTACACCGAGGACGCTGGTGTCCTGACTGGCGCCAGGAGGCAGAACTGTCAGGTGGCCTCTCTGGCTGATGTTGGCTGGATTGacagggatgaggaggagggtgatAATGAAGACTACTTTGGCAGACCCAG GTCAGGAATGCCACAGGGATTCATGTTTCGAGCCCACCAGCCTCATCCTCAGAGAAGACCCTTACCCCGCCGGAGGTCACTGCCCAGCCTGCACCAAGGGGCTCCGGACCCCCAGGGGCCGACAGTCGCCAACGACGAGGCCATTCAGAAGATCAGCGCACTGGAGACAGAACTTGCCAAACTCAGAGCTCAGATAGCGCAAATCGTACTGGCTCAGGAAAAGATCACCCAGCCAG TTGCTACCACAGgggcacctcctcctccccctccaccctgTGGCACCTTgcctccccctccaccacctcctcctccaccaccaccaccaccaccactgccgCCGCCGCCAGGTCTCCAGCGGACATTTTCAGCCATTGATTTGATAAAAGAGCGTAGAGGGAAGAAGACAGACGGCCAGACAGTTTTGGATTCAAGGCCAGCAGAAATTCCCAGCATGCTCGATGTCCTGAAGGACATGAACAAAGTCAAGCTGCGATCAGTCAAAAG TCGTCCAGTGGAAGGTGATGCCAAAGTAAAGCCCGGCGAGCCCGTAGACGCCGCAGCTCTCATCGCCGAGGCCCTGAAGCGCAAGTTTGCCCACCGTTATCGACACGACAGTGGACAAGATGACCAGGAGGATTTCAAACTTCCCGTTCCAGACGTGAAACCTCGAACTGAAACCCCTTTG TTTGGGCAGCACATGTTGAAAGCGACTGGAAAAAGGAAGTTGGTCTGA
- the armc1 gene encoding armadillo repeat-containing protein 1 — MSAELDALTVVNQLRDLAADPLNRRAIVEDQGCLPGLILFLDHPNPQVVYSALLAVRYLAECRANREKMKGELGMMLSLQNVMQKTTSPGETKLLSSEIYEILQSAGKEEAEQAEAAAASCRRKAQFFLGSNNKRAKTVVLHIDGLDDSTRRSLCEEALLKIRGVISFTFQMAVKRCVVRIRSDLKAEALGTAINSTKVMTAQQVVKTEDGGELILPFQEDSEVLVEENTDIPDYLPEDESPSQEPDKAVTRVGSITDGIGWLSTAANFLTRSFYW, encoded by the exons ATGAGTGCGGAGCTGGATGCACTGACTGTGGTGAACCAGCTGCGAGATCTCGCCGCAGACCCCCTGAACCGGAGAGCCATAGTAGAAGACCAGGGCTGTCTGCCAGGTCTCATCCTTTTTTTGGACCACCCCAACCCACAAGTCGTCTACTCTGCACTACTC GCCGTCCGCTACCTGGCAGAATGTCGAGCCAACAGGGAGAAGATGAAGGGCGAGCTGGGCATGATGCTGAGTTTGCAGAATGTCATGCAGAA GACTACATCACCTGGGGAGACCAAACTGCTGTCCTCTGAGATCTATGAGATCCTGCAGTCGGCTGGTAAAGAAGAGGCCGAACAAGCAGAAGCAGCTGCTGCCTCCTGCCGGCGTAAGGCCCAGTTCTTCCTGGGCTCCAACAACAAGAGGGCCAAAACTGTGGTGCTGCACATCGATGGACTGGATGACTCT ACTCGAAGGAGCCTGTGTGAGGAGGCCTTGCTAAAGATCCGAGGGGTCATCAGCTTCACCTTCCAGATGGCTGTCAAGAGATGTGTTGTCAGGATCCGCTCTGACCTTAAAGCTGAG GCACTGGGCACAGCAATCAACTCCACCAAAGTAATGACGGCTCAGCAGGTGGTGAAGACAGAAGACGGAGGAGAG CTGATTCTGCCATTCCAGGAGGACTCTGAGGTGCTGGTAGAGGAGAACACGGACATCCCAGACTACCTGCCTGAGGACGAGAGTCCGTCCCAGGAGCCGGACAAGGCTGTCACACGTGTAGGCTCTATCACAGACGGAATAGGCTGGCTCAGCACGGCCGCCAACTTCCTGACCCGCTCTTTTTACTGGTGA